The proteins below are encoded in one region of Neisseria macacae ATCC 33926:
- a CDS encoding ComEA family DNA-binding protein, with protein sequence MKKFLFAALSLLTASLSLAAVNINTASPSELEALPGIGPAKAKAIVDYRQQHGAFKSVEELKNVKGIGEGIFSKLKAEATVAPAAQNKAATPAAKK encoded by the coding sequence ATGAAAAAATTCCTCTTTGCCGCCCTCTCCCTGCTGACCGCTTCGCTGTCGCTGGCCGCCGTCAACATCAATACCGCTTCCCCGTCCGAGTTGGAAGCCCTGCCCGGTATCGGCCCTGCCAAAGCCAAAGCCATCGTGGACTACCGTCAACAACATGGTGCCTTCAAATCGGTCGAGGAGTTGAAAAACGTCAAAGGTATCGGTGAGGGCATCTTCTCCAAACTGAAGGCGGAAGCAACCGTCGCCCCGGCCGCTCAAAACAAAGCCGCCACCCCCGCCGCTAAAAAATAA
- the rho gene encoding transcription termination factor Rho, with protein sequence MHVSELQTLHISKLLEMAEEHGIENANRFRKQDLVFAIVRQMMKQGESFTCSGTLEILPDGFGFLRSADTSYLAGPDDIYVSPTQIRRFNLHTGDTIEGSVRVPKDNERYFALVRLDSINGDHPEVCKHKILFENLTPLFPTKQFKLERDIKAEENLTGRAIDLVSPIGRGQRALLVAPPKTGKTVMLQNIAHAITANYPDVELIVLLIDERPEEVTEMSRSVRGEVVSSTFDEPAQRHVQVAEMVIEKAKRMVEHKKDVVILLDSITRLARAYNTVVPTSGKILTGGVDANALHRPKRFFGAARNVEEGGSLTIIATALVETGSRMDDVIYEEFKGTGNMELHLDRRMAEKRLFPAININKSGTRREELLVPNDQLQRMWLLRKFLHPMDEIEATEFLVGKLKDSKNNDEFFELMRGK encoded by the coding sequence ATGCACGTTTCAGAACTACAAACCCTACACATTTCCAAACTCTTGGAAATGGCAGAAGAACACGGCATTGAAAACGCCAACCGTTTCCGCAAACAAGACCTCGTATTTGCCATCGTCCGCCAAATGATGAAGCAGGGCGAAAGCTTTACCTGTTCAGGTACGCTCGAAATCCTGCCCGACGGCTTCGGCTTTTTACGCAGCGCGGACACTTCCTACCTCGCGGGTCCCGACGATATCTACGTCTCACCCACGCAAATCCGCCGCTTCAACCTGCATACGGGCGACACCATTGAAGGCAGCGTACGCGTACCCAAAGACAACGAACGCTATTTCGCCCTCGTCCGCCTCGACAGCATCAACGGCGATCATCCCGAAGTCTGCAAACACAAAATCCTCTTCGAAAACCTCACCCCGCTTTTCCCTACCAAACAATTCAAACTCGAGCGCGACATTAAAGCCGAAGAAAACCTTACCGGCCGTGCTATTGATTTAGTGTCCCCCATCGGCCGCGGACAACGCGCCCTGTTGGTTGCACCGCCGAAAACCGGTAAGACCGTGATGCTGCAAAACATCGCCCACGCGATTACCGCCAACTATCCCGATGTCGAACTCATTGTCTTGTTGATTGACGAACGTCCGGAAGAGGTTACCGAAATGAGCCGTTCCGTGCGCGGCGAAGTAGTTTCCTCCACCTTCGACGAACCGGCGCAGCGCCATGTCCAAGTGGCGGAAATGGTGATTGAAAAAGCCAAGCGCATGGTCGAACACAAAAAAGACGTGGTCATCCTGCTTGATTCGATTACCCGTCTCGCCCGCGCCTACAATACCGTTGTACCCACTTCCGGCAAAATCCTGACCGGCGGCGTAGATGCCAATGCCCTCCACCGCCCCAAACGCTTCTTCGGCGCAGCGCGCAATGTAGAAGAAGGCGGCTCGCTCACCATTATTGCGACCGCTTTGGTAGAAACCGGCAGCCGCATGGACGACGTGATTTACGAAGAATTTAAAGGTACGGGCAATATGGAGTTGCATCTCGACCGCCGCATGGCGGAAAAACGCCTGTTTCCCGCCATCAACATCAACAAATCCGGCACACGCCGCGAAGAATTGTTGGTGCCGAACGACCAGTTGCAGCGCATGTGGCTCTTGCGCAAATTCCTGCATCCGATGGACGAAATTGAGGCGACCGAATTTTTGGTGGGCAAACTCAAAGACTCCAAAAACAATGATGAGTTTTTTGAATTGATGCGTGGTAAATAG
- a CDS encoding FAD-binding protein, whose protein sequence is MANEIQGIDYETALANLRASSLELRGDLPEKNELLSQFHPDYQANARVKLPIGPNTGDYCHPDLAKLLISHPLIDDYDLSGAEHLNTDVLVIGGGGAGAAAALSATEAGARVIMANKLRIGDSNTVMAEGGIQAAVGAEDSLQQHFDDTIKGGHNAGKKELVAQMVTDAPSAIRWLIGLGMTFDLAKGADSNGMLSRKRAGGTTVPRILSYRDFTGLEMMRVLREAVELDENITQLNRHPAIELLSDEHGRCVGAILYDLEKRSLVLVHAKAVVLATGGSGRLHLQGFATSNHYGATADGLVMAYRIGAKLRDIDSFQYHPTGVAHPPHLAGALISEAVRSAGTKLVNGLGERFVDELQPRDVVAAAILRECREGRGVVRDGQVGVFLDTPRLIENDPDVLNRLVTLGHVAHKCGIDPAVEPVMIHPTLHYQNGGVEINGDGATCVEGLYCAGEVTGGIHGRNRLMGNALLDIISFGRRAGKAAAGCGLPLKKVRGGVGHVHDLQREMTRAGLTSDIKAPVLYPDYGKFDLREHAGLQEQQS, encoded by the coding sequence ATGGCGAACGAAATCCAAGGCATAGACTACGAAACCGCCCTTGCCAACCTGCGCGCTTCCTCATTGGAACTGCGCGGCGACCTGCCGGAAAAAAACGAATTGTTGAGTCAGTTTCACCCCGACTATCAGGCCAATGCGCGCGTCAAACTGCCCATCGGCCCGAACACGGGCGATTACTGTCATCCTGATTTGGCGAAACTGCTGATCAGTCATCCCCTGATTGACGACTATGATTTGTCGGGCGCGGAACACTTGAACACCGACGTATTGGTTATCGGCGGCGGCGGTGCGGGCGCGGCAGCGGCATTGTCTGCAACCGAAGCAGGCGCGCGCGTGATTATGGCGAACAAGCTGCGTATCGGCGACAGCAATACCGTGATGGCCGAAGGCGGCATTCAGGCGGCAGTCGGCGCGGAAGACAGCTTGCAGCAGCACTTTGACGACACCATCAAAGGCGGCCACAACGCAGGCAAAAAAGAATTGGTGGCGCAAATGGTTACCGACGCGCCGTCCGCCATCCGCTGGCTGATCGGCTTGGGCATGACTTTCGACCTTGCCAAAGGTGCGGACAGCAACGGCATGTTGAGCCGCAAGCGTGCAGGCGGTACGACCGTGCCGCGCATCCTGAGCTACCGCGACTTCACAGGCCTCGAAATGATGCGCGTACTGCGCGAGGCGGTCGAACTCGACGAAAACATCACTCAGCTCAACCGCCACCCCGCCATCGAATTATTGTCGGACGAACACGGCCGCTGCGTCGGCGCGATTTTGTACGATTTGGAAAAACGCTCTTTGGTATTGGTTCACGCCAAAGCTGTGGTCTTGGCAACCGGCGGCAGCGGACGGCTGCATTTGCAGGGTTTCGCCACTTCCAACCACTACGGCGCAACCGCCGACGGTTTGGTGATGGCATACCGCATCGGCGCGAAACTGCGCGACATCGATTCCTTCCAATACCATCCGACCGGCGTCGCCCATCCGCCGCACTTGGCAGGCGCGCTGATTTCCGAAGCCGTGCGCTCCGCAGGCACCAAACTGGTCAACGGTTTGGGCGAGCGTTTCGTTGACGAATTGCAACCGCGCGACGTCGTTGCCGCCGCCATTTTGCGCGAGTGCCGCGAAGGCCGCGGCGTGGTGCGCGACGGACAGGTCGGCGTGTTCCTCGACACCCCGCGCCTGATTGAAAACGATCCTGATGTGTTGAACCGTCTGGTTACGCTTGGCCACGTTGCCCACAAATGCGGCATCGACCCTGCTGTTGAGCCTGTGATGATCCATCCGACCCTGCACTACCAAAACGGCGGCGTCGAAATCAACGGCGACGGCGCGACCTGCGTCGAAGGCCTCTATTGCGCCGGCGAAGTTACCGGCGGCATCCACGGCCGCAACCGCCTGATGGGCAACGCGCTTCTGGACATCATCAGCTTCGGCCGCCGCGCGGGTAAAGCCGCCGCAGGTTGCGGCCTGCCGCTGAAAAAAGTGCGCGGCGGTGTCGGACACGTCCACGATCTGCAACGCGAAATGACCCGCGCCGGACTGACCAGCGACATCAAAGCCCCCGTTTTATATCCCGACTACGGCAAATTCGATTTGCGCGAACACGCCGGTTTGCAGGAGCAACAATCATGA
- a CDS encoding IS3 family transposase — protein MLYARRGRLPKGVKSPQPKTDRKGQSQTVQTLRAQHPLKYLLHIANLPKSSFYYHHQDRPDPDAADKALLVETYRRHKGRYGQRRIAAALDWNRKKVARLMKQLELKALIRAKKAYRHPAMGEISEHLLKRLFKAEKPNEKWLTDVTELKGKDGKLYLSPILDLFNREIVAYAMSRRADSEMVKEMLEKAAPRLTDKGTMLHSDQGVLYRTAGYRELLAEHSMVQSMSRKANCWDNAPMESFFAVLKTECFYNAGELTVDELMKQIDDYMDYYNRERCSLKLKKLSPVAYRTQLAQSA, from the coding sequence GTGCTATATGCGCGCAGAGGTCGCCTACCTAAAGGAGTTAAAAGCCCTCAGCCAAAAACAGACCGAAAAGGACAAAGCCAAACCGTCCAAACACTGAGGGCGCAACACCCGCTCAAATACCTGCTGCACATCGCAAACCTGCCCAAAAGCAGCTTTTACTACCATCACCAAGACCGACCCGATCCCGACGCAGCCGACAAAGCACTCCTTGTCGAAACCTACCGGCGGCATAAAGGACGCTACGGACAAAGGCGCATTGCCGCCGCATTAGATTGGAACCGCAAAAAAGTGGCGCGGTTGATGAAGCAGTTGGAACTGAAAGCCCTCATACGGGCGAAAAAAGCCTACCGCCATCCCGCCATGGGCGAGATATCGGAGCACCTCCTCAAACGCCTATTCAAAGCTGAAAAGCCCAACGAAAAATGGCTGACCGACGTTACCGAACTCAAAGGAAAGGACGGCAAACTGTACCTCTCGCCAATCTTGGACTTGTTCAACCGCGAGATCGTCGCCTACGCCATGAGCCGCAGAGCCGACAGCGAAATGGTGAAGGAAATGCTCGAAAAAGCCGCCCCCCGTCTGACTGATAAAGGAACGATGCTTCATTCGGACCAAGGTGTGCTGTACCGTACGGCGGGGTATAGGGAATTGCTTGCGGAGCATTCCATGGTTCAAAGCATGTCGCGAAAGGCGAACTGTTGGGACAATGCGCCGATGGAAAGCTTCTTTGCGGTGTTGAAGACGGAGTGTTTCTATAACGCAGGTGAATTGACGGTAGATGAATTGATGAAGCAGATAGATGACTATATGGATTACTACAACCGGGAGCGTTGCAGTTTGAAATTGAAAAAGCTGAGTCCTGTCGCATACAGAACCCAGCTTGCACAGAGCGCCTGA
- a CDS encoding DASS family sodium-coupled anion symporter, whose amino-acid sequence MGFKPIPAAVALALTLIIWFVIPVPQGVSPDAWHLLALFVGIIAGIIGKAMPIGAMAILGITLVALTGVTNEKAADATKDALSSLNNSLIWMIGIAIIISRGLLKTGLGMRIGYLLISLFGKRTLGVGYSLALADLVIGPVTPSNTARGGAIVHPIMRSIALSFDSDPEKGTEGKIGKYLALVNYHANIITCCIFVTATAPNPLVVELVAKATDSQIHLSWGTWFAAMVVPGLIAMFLMPLVLYFLYPPEIKQTPNATALAKEKLKEMGAMKRDEKIMFGIFVILLLLWAGVPEMLFGVKVDATATTFLGLSLCLLTGVLTWDDALKEKGAWDTIVWFAALVMMANFLNKLGLIAWLSESMQGGISHLGLGWEAGCALLVLAYLYAHYVFASGTAHVTAMFGAFYGAGLALGAPPMLFALIMASATGIMMSLTHYASGSSPVIYGSNYVSMTEWWKAGFIMSVVEILIFGTIGIIWWKVLGYW is encoded by the coding sequence ATGGGCTTCAAGCCAATTCCTGCTGCGGTTGCGCTCGCGCTGACGCTGATTATCTGGTTCGTCATACCCGTGCCGCAGGGTGTATCGCCCGACGCATGGCACCTTTTGGCGTTGTTCGTCGGCATCATCGCCGGCATCATCGGCAAAGCCATGCCCATCGGTGCAATGGCGATTTTGGGCATTACCTTGGTCGCGCTGACCGGCGTGACCAACGAAAAAGCCGCCGACGCAACTAAAGACGCACTGAGCAGCCTCAACAACTCGTTAATCTGGATGATCGGTATCGCCATCATCATCTCTCGCGGTTTGTTGAAAACCGGCTTGGGGATGCGTATCGGCTACCTTCTGATTTCCCTTTTCGGCAAACGCACGCTGGGCGTAGGTTACAGCTTGGCACTGGCCGACTTGGTCATCGGCCCGGTAACGCCGAGTAACACTGCGCGCGGCGGCGCCATCGTGCATCCGATTATGCGTTCCATCGCCCTGAGCTTCGATTCCGACCCCGAAAAAGGCACTGAGGGCAAAATCGGTAAATACCTCGCGCTGGTCAACTACCACGCCAACATCATCACCTGCTGCATCTTCGTTACCGCAACCGCGCCCAACCCTTTGGTCGTCGAATTGGTCGCCAAAGCCACCGATTCGCAAATCCATCTCTCTTGGGGCACATGGTTCGCCGCCATGGTCGTACCCGGCCTGATCGCCATGTTCCTGATGCCGCTGGTGCTGTATTTCCTGTATCCGCCCGAAATCAAACAAACGCCTAACGCGACCGCCCTTGCCAAAGAAAAACTGAAAGAAATGGGCGCGATGAAGCGCGACGAAAAAATCATGTTCGGCATTTTCGTGATTCTGCTGCTTTTGTGGGCGGGCGTTCCCGAAATGCTGTTCGGCGTGAAAGTCGATGCCACCGCCACCACCTTCCTCGGCCTCTCCCTGTGTCTGCTCACCGGCGTGCTGACTTGGGACGATGCGCTGAAAGAAAAAGGCGCGTGGGACACCATCGTCTGGTTTGCCGCCTTGGTCATGATGGCGAACTTCCTCAACAAATTGGGACTGATTGCATGGCTGTCCGAATCCATGCAGGGCGGCATCTCCCATCTCGGTTTGGGCTGGGAAGCCGGCTGCGCCCTGTTGGTACTCGCCTACCTCTACGCCCACTACGTTTTCGCCAGCGGCACGGCACACGTTACCGCCATGTTCGGCGCCTTCTACGGCGCAGGTCTCGCCTTGGGCGCACCGCCGATGCTGTTCGCCCTGATTATGGCATCCGCCACTGGCATCATGATGTCGCTGACCCACTACGCCTCAGGTTCGTCCCCCGTCATCTACGGTTCGAACTATGTCAGCATGACCGAATGGTGGAAAGCAGGCTTCATCATGAGCGTGGTCGAAATCCTGATTTTCGGCACCATCGGCATTATCTGGTGGAAAGTGCTGGGCTACTGGTAA
- a CDS encoding 2Fe-2S iron-sulfur cluster-binding protein translates to MSENLLTLTIDGHEVKASADSSIIQAYARSGSAITANVGCMGQGVCGSCRCMIRKEGEREVTTALACETKVEEGMQVSFLDYFIPEHIQYYDVSEVGDGWNWLDDTAKAFPEAQHCRHCGGCNRACPKGLEVENGVAQVVSGDFGAAALTFDQCVMCNLCTLSCPEHIRPNHLGLFARRMKAARTLRPVDLMRRLREIDSGKMKVEFEEEAM, encoded by the coding sequence ATGAGTGAAAACTTGTTAACCCTGACCATAGACGGCCACGAGGTCAAGGCCTCCGCCGACTCGTCAATCATTCAGGCCTATGCCCGTTCCGGCAGCGCGATTACCGCCAACGTCGGCTGTATGGGGCAAGGCGTGTGCGGCTCCTGCCGCTGCATGATCCGCAAGGAAGGCGAGCGCGAGGTAACGACTGCGTTGGCGTGTGAAACCAAAGTCGAAGAAGGGATGCAGGTCAGCTTCTTGGACTACTTCATTCCCGAGCATATCCAATATTACGACGTGAGCGAGGTCGGCGACGGCTGGAACTGGCTGGACGACACCGCCAAAGCCTTCCCCGAAGCGCAACACTGCCGTCATTGCGGCGGCTGCAACCGCGCCTGCCCCAAAGGCTTGGAAGTGGAAAACGGCGTGGCGCAAGTGGTATCGGGCGATTTCGGCGCGGCTGCGCTGACCTTCGACCAATGCGTGATGTGCAACCTCTGCACCCTTTCCTGCCCGGAACACATCCGTCCGAACCACTTAGGCTTGTTCGCCCGCCGTATGAAAGCGGCGCGCACGCTGCGTCCGGTGGATTTGATGCGCCGCCTGCGCGAAATCGACAGCGGCAAAATGAAAGTCGAATTTGAAGAGGAGGCAATGTGA
- the rfaQ gene encoding putative lipopolysaccharide heptosyltransferase III, whose amino-acid sequence MSLAQPNRILVIKLRHHGDVLLSTPVVDAIKQHFPECEVDMLVYQETADIIRDNPQIARIFTIDRQWKKQGVRMQFKHEKDLFRQLKARQYDWAFNLSDQWRAAIIAKLCSKCSVGFNCIKRDNAAWRWCHDFLNPDMGTTKHIVETHLGILPPLIRPEELSHAKVRMSISLDVRNSMEQKLREQGWQGENYVLLHPGARWLFKCWEDGKNAALVQLLLNHGHNVVLTASSSPVEHDMIEAILGRLKIPEGGKVWVLSGCLTLRELAAAIDRAKLFIGVDSVPMHIAAALDKPQIALFGATWLGIWHPYSLNAEVIWAGDYTDLPHPDSINTNNPERLLKAIPLEEVWNRVSAKLEKIDQTGTHAATE is encoded by the coding sequence ATGTCACTTGCACAACCCAACCGTATCCTCGTCATCAAACTGCGCCATCATGGTGACGTATTGCTCAGTACGCCGGTCGTCGATGCGATCAAACAACATTTTCCCGAGTGCGAAGTCGATATGCTGGTTTATCAGGAAACTGCCGACATCATCCGCGACAATCCGCAAATCGCCCGAATTTTCACCATTGACCGGCAATGGAAGAAACAAGGCGTGCGGATGCAGTTCAAACACGAAAAAGACCTGTTCCGTCAGTTAAAAGCCCGTCAATACGATTGGGCATTCAACCTTTCCGACCAGTGGCGTGCCGCCATCATTGCCAAACTCTGTTCAAAATGCAGCGTCGGCTTCAACTGCATCAAACGCGACAATGCCGCCTGGCGCTGGTGTCACGACTTTCTCAACCCCGATATGGGCACAACCAAACATATCGTTGAAACCCATCTGGGCATACTGCCTCCGCTTATCCGTCCGGAAGAGCTGTCCCACGCAAAAGTCCGTATGAGCATCTCCCTAGATGTCCGCAACAGTATGGAACAAAAATTGCGCGAACAAGGCTGGCAAGGCGAAAACTACGTCTTACTGCATCCAGGCGCGCGCTGGTTGTTCAAATGTTGGGAAGACGGCAAAAACGCCGCACTCGTCCAGCTTCTGCTGAACCACGGACACAACGTCGTCCTGACCGCCTCCTCCAGTCCCGTCGAGCACGACATGATTGAAGCCATCCTAGGTCGTCTGAAAATACCGGAAGGCGGCAAAGTATGGGTATTGTCCGGCTGCCTAACTTTGCGCGAACTTGCGGCGGCGATAGACCGCGCCAAACTGTTTATCGGAGTCGATTCCGTTCCCATGCACATCGCCGCCGCGCTCGACAAACCGCAAATCGCCCTATTTGGCGCGACTTGGCTGGGCATATGGCATCCTTATTCACTCAATGCCGAAGTGATATGGGCGGGCGATTATACCGATCTCCCCCACCCCGACAGCATCAATACAAACAATCCCGAACGTCTCCTGAAAGCCATTCCTCTGGAAGAAGTATGGAACCGCGTTTCCGCCAAACTCGAAAAAATTGACCAAACGGGAACACACGCAGCAACAGAATAA
- a CDS encoding helix-turn-helix domain-containing protein: protein MSKYTLHFKYQAVLHYLHIRSQQRTADHYGISRTHLRRWIRAYQEGGIGALEHPQSKTMPQHRKNPFIADKPDQEKTQAELIEELCYMRAEVAYLKELKALSQKQTEKDKAKPSKH, encoded by the coding sequence ATGAGCAAATATACATTACACTTCAAATACCAAGCCGTACTCCACTACCTGCATATACGCAGCCAACAGCGTACCGCAGACCACTACGGCATTTCCCGAACCCACCTGAGACGATGGATACGCGCCTATCAAGAAGGCGGTATCGGCGCACTCGAACATCCCCAATCCAAAACCATGCCCCAACACCGCAAAAACCCCTTCATCGCCGACAAACCCGACCAAGAAAAAACGCAGGCAGAGCTTATCGAAGAGTTGTGCTATATGCGCGCAGAGGTCGCCTACCTAAAGGAGTTAAAAGCCCTCAGCCAAAAACAGACCGAAAAGGACAAAGCCAAACCGTCCAAACACTGA
- a CDS encoding prephenate dehydrogenase yields MTPNAPLQHITLIGVGLIGGSFVLDLKRLGWVQTVTGIDLDRDNLDRALERRVIDKAFTEINAESIGHADLVLIATPVSTLPTICQAIAPLLAPEAYVSDVGSTKRTAIAAFRQYLPERISHCIAAHPIAGSDRSGALAAQFGLYQDKKLIITTHGQERPEGIALIKSLWQAVGAQTFEMSAEEHDAVFAAVSHMPHLTAFAYVHQIADHPDGQEYLKFAASGFRDFTRIASSHPAIWTDICLDNKNSLIKLIAGLHDQLSKLERILEQENRDALYRYFEEAKQTRDEWLGSQ; encoded by the coding sequence ATGACACCAAATGCCCCGCTCCAACACATCACCCTTATCGGCGTCGGACTGATAGGCGGCTCTTTCGTTCTGGATCTCAAACGATTGGGATGGGTGCAAACCGTGACCGGTATTGATCTTGACCGCGATAATCTCGACCGTGCGCTTGAGCGTCGGGTGATTGATAAAGCGTTTACGGAAATCAACGCCGAAAGCATCGGTCATGCCGATTTGGTGTTGATTGCCACGCCTGTTTCCACTTTGCCGACCATCTGCCAAGCCATTGCGCCGCTGCTTGCGCCGGAGGCTTATGTGTCTGATGTAGGCAGCACCAAGCGGACTGCCATCGCCGCTTTCCGCCAATATCTGCCTGAGCGGATTTCACACTGTATCGCCGCACACCCCATTGCAGGCTCCGACCGCAGCGGCGCATTGGCGGCGCAATTCGGATTGTATCAAGATAAAAAACTGATTATCACCACACACGGACAAGAGCGTCCCGAAGGTATCGCTTTGATAAAAAGCCTGTGGCAGGCGGTCGGCGCACAGACGTTTGAAATGAGCGCGGAAGAACACGATGCTGTGTTCGCCGCCGTTTCCCATATGCCGCATTTGACCGCTTTTGCCTATGTCCACCAAATCGCCGACCATCCGGACGGACAGGAATATTTGAAATTTGCCGCCAGCGGTTTCCGAGACTTTACCCGCATCGCCTCCAGCCATCCCGCCATTTGGACGGACATCTGCCTGGACAATAAAAACAGCCTGATCAAGCTGATTGCCGGACTGCACGACCAGCTTTCCAAGTTGGAACGTATCCTCGAACAAGAAAACCGCGACGCGCTATACCGTTATTTTGAAGAAGCCAAGCAAACGCGCGACGAATGGTTGGGCAGCCAATAG
- a CDS encoding complex I 51 kDa subunit family protein yields the protein MNQANQNLLHPSRQVGADLAAWRKVGGGEGLLAALADPQSIVSKLQDANLCGMGGAGFPTWRKWEAAVAAQSKHGDKYVVCNANEDEPGTFKDRVLLAKTPHQVIEGVLIAAVACRANKAIMYVNPHQTESVAAIVPAIEQWKKSDLFIRIENYLGKPLDLKLVETSGRYIGGEETAVISWLEGGFPFPRRKPPFPAESGVAGEPTLINNTETFANIPQILAKGAEWYKSLGLGDAAGTKLYSLSGDVLNPGLYELPMGTTLQSLIFDHGGGMLEGRTFKAVFTGGPSNTLLTAKDLDVPLDFVSVRERKSSLGTGAMIVISEGTSVVRKVSEYVEFFASNSCGQCPPCKGGTFQLSRLLNRVDTGIGTSDDLRALQSLCQLLPRSGRCGLIDGAVTVLQSSLRTFPEEYGLPAEQD from the coding sequence ATGAACCAAGCCAATCAAAACTTACTGCACCCGTCCCGCCAAGTCGGCGCGGATTTGGCCGCGTGGCGCAAAGTCGGCGGCGGCGAAGGCCTGCTGGCGGCGCTTGCCGATCCTCAAAGCATCGTTTCCAAGCTGCAAGATGCCAACCTCTGCGGCATGGGCGGCGCAGGTTTCCCGACCTGGCGCAAATGGGAGGCGGCCGTTGCCGCCCAAAGCAAACACGGCGACAAATACGTCGTCTGTAACGCCAACGAAGACGAACCGGGTACGTTCAAAGACCGTGTATTGCTGGCGAAAACACCGCACCAAGTCATCGAAGGCGTCCTGATTGCCGCCGTCGCCTGCCGCGCCAACAAAGCGATTATGTATGTCAACCCGCACCAGACCGAATCTGTCGCCGCCATCGTGCCCGCCATCGAGCAATGGAAAAAAAGCGATTTGTTCATCCGCATCGAAAACTATCTGGGCAAACCTTTAGACCTGAAATTGGTCGAAACTTCAGGCCGCTACATCGGCGGCGAAGAAACCGCCGTGATTTCATGGTTGGAAGGCGGTTTCCCGTTCCCGCGGCGCAAACCGCCGTTCCCCGCCGAAAGCGGCGTAGCAGGCGAACCGACCTTAATCAACAACACCGAAACCTTCGCCAACATCCCGCAAATCCTTGCCAAAGGCGCGGAATGGTACAAATCGCTGGGTTTGGGCGATGCCGCAGGCACGAAACTCTACTCGCTTTCCGGCGACGTATTGAATCCGGGCCTGTACGAACTGCCGATGGGCACAACCTTGCAATCGCTGATTTTCGACCACGGCGGCGGTATGCTCGAGGGCCGCACGTTTAAAGCCGTCTTCACCGGCGGCCCGTCAAACACGCTTCTGACCGCGAAAGATTTGGATGTGCCTTTGGACTTCGTGTCCGTGCGCGAACGCAAATCCAGCCTCGGTACGGGCGCGATGATTGTGATTTCCGAAGGAACCAGCGTGGTGCGTAAAGTGTCCGAGTATGTGGAATTTTTTGCGTCCAACTCATGCGGACAATGCCCGCCGTGCAAAGGCGGCACGTTCCAACTTTCACGCCTGCTCAACCGCGTGGATACCGGCATCGGCACTTCAGACGACCTCCGCGCCCTGCAAAGCCTGTGCCAACTGCTGCCCCGAAGTGGCCGCTGCGGTCTGATTGACGGCGCGGTTACCGTGTTGCAAAGCTCGCTGCGTACCTTCCCCGAAGAGTACGGACTGCCTGCTGAGCAGGATTAA